In a single window of the Terriglobus roseus genome:
- a CDS encoding head-tail connector protein → MPNRFGLSLVSGPSSEPVSLLQAKRHLRVDFMEDDDLILALITAARELVENIINRAIYTQSWKMTLDSFPYPTSFETFAPEQRNPYSYILDRYSITLPLGGVTGITSISYQTSTGTVSVDPSQFRVDTNSKPTRITPWDAFTWPVLDVTSPGCIEILFTAGSYGDGADADTCPMSLKQAMLLLIGHLYTNREAASETPSIILPFAVEALLAPYKVFTSC, encoded by the coding sequence ATGCCAAACAGATTTGGCCTCTCTCTTGTGAGTGGTCCAAGCAGCGAGCCTGTGTCTCTTTTGCAGGCGAAACGACACTTGAGAGTGGATTTCATGGAAGATGACGACCTGATCCTTGCGCTCATCACTGCGGCGAGGGAGTTGGTCGAGAACATCATTAATCGGGCCATTTACACGCAGTCGTGGAAGATGACGCTAGATAGCTTCCCGTATCCGACGAGCTTTGAAACATTCGCGCCGGAACAGCGCAATCCATACAGCTACATCCTGGACCGTTATTCGATAACGCTGCCGCTTGGTGGCGTGACGGGAATCACATCGATCTCTTACCAGACATCAACCGGAACAGTCAGTGTTGATCCTTCGCAGTTCCGTGTCGACACAAATTCGAAGCCTACCCGGATTACACCTTGGGATGCTTTCACTTGGCCGGTGCTTGATGTGACTTCGCCGGGGTGCATCGAGATCCTCTTCACAGCGGGTTCGTACGGCGACGGTGCGGATGCGGATACATGCCCAATGTCACTCAAGCAAGCCATGCTTCTGCTAATTGGCCATCTGTACACAAACAGGGAAGCAGCATCGGAGACACCTTCGATCATCTTGCCGTTTGCCGTTGAAGCCCTCCTGGCTCCCTACAAGGTATTCACCTCATGCTAA
- a CDS encoding phage major capsid protein, whose translation MPLDNDTANGLAPVTVGVDAAEVDPTLSSVTLQVDNFTTGVIKIDRGLLTDAGFDIDGWIRDKFAKRFYRGASNLIVNGNAGSVQSLASAYNTGVTTGTTGVIKYADLVSAMVALDPAYAANAVWAMNNATLGAILSITDSAGRPVFLPDYGSAAVGFVGTILGRPVKLVTQLPNVATGNAPILFGDFKQGYVFRQQAPGLEIIRLNERYAAGYEVGFVGFARVGGVALKAGVNSVVAVSIK comes from the coding sequence ATGCCGCTTGATAACGATACGGCGAACGGCCTAGCGCCGGTCACAGTCGGTGTTGATGCCGCAGAAGTAGACCCCACGCTATCCAGCGTGACCCTTCAGGTGGACAACTTCACCACGGGCGTGATCAAGATCGATCGTGGTCTGCTTACCGATGCCGGATTCGACATCGATGGCTGGATCAGAGACAAGTTCGCAAAGCGTTTCTATCGTGGCGCTAGCAATCTGATCGTCAATGGTAACGCAGGTAGTGTTCAGTCCTTGGCCTCTGCTTACAACACCGGTGTCACCACTGGGACCACTGGCGTCATCAAGTACGCGGACCTCGTTAGCGCGATGGTTGCCCTCGATCCTGCCTATGCTGCGAACGCAGTTTGGGCGATGAACAATGCCACCCTCGGGGCGATCCTTAGCATCACTGACAGCGCAGGCCGTCCAGTGTTCCTACCTGACTACGGTTCCGCTGCGGTCGGCTTCGTTGGCACCATCCTTGGCCGTCCAGTGAAGTTGGTGACCCAGCTACCAAACGTAGCTACCGGCAATGCACCGATTCTGTTCGGCGACTTCAAGCAGGGCTATGTATTCCGCCAGCAAGCACCTGGTCTGGAGATCATCCGCCTCAACGAACGTTATGCGGCTGGCTATGAAGTCGGTTTCGTAGGGTTCGCTCGTGTTGGCGGTGTGGCTCTGAAGGCAGGCGTGAACAGCGTCGTAGCCGTGAGCATCAAGTAA
- a CDS encoding DUF5677 domain-containing protein, translating to MSDLELEMSTMKRLDQVLVDIVKMIKNKVGNGVLTRLDTITILHILRARSMVKSMKALVELGAIPDFWTLSRSLTELVINCDYLQHAPAQELERYLSFDFQKFAKQANDLNENEFAPRKLSNSNKDWLAKTAADAEAITGRTEKQPTWSQHPLPQRAKEADKHYAIAAHQSLLLSSVPFGHAGTHATMTSLAFHIDELQGLRDDALHAMTPQHVHVAVLAMSLLCHSISEVYNLQLSPIVLAICKEGVSRPGQ from the coding sequence TTGAGTGATCTTGAGCTAGAGATGTCAACCATGAAGCGACTTGACCAGGTCTTGGTTGACATCGTGAAGATGATCAAAAATAAAGTCGGTAATGGAGTCCTCACCAGACTTGACACAATCACTATTCTTCACATACTTCGGGCTAGATCCATGGTTAAGTCCATGAAGGCTCTTGTGGAGCTCGGGGCGATTCCAGATTTCTGGACGCTCTCCCGTTCCTTGACTGAGCTGGTAATAAACTGTGATTACCTACAGCATGCTCCGGCGCAAGAGCTGGAACGCTACTTATCGTTTGACTTCCAGAAGTTTGCGAAGCAAGCAAACGACCTTAACGAAAATGAATTTGCTCCGAGGAAACTAAGTAACTCGAACAAGGATTGGCTTGCAAAGACGGCAGCCGACGCGGAAGCCATTACTGGACGGACCGAAAAGCAACCAACTTGGAGTCAGCATCCCCTGCCGCAACGTGCGAAGGAGGCGGATAAGCACTATGCGATTGCAGCGCACCAGTCACTTCTACTAAGCTCGGTACCCTTTGGGCATGCTGGCACACACGCCACAATGACCTCGCTAGCCTTTCACATCGATGAACTTCAAGGTTTGCGAGACGATGCACTTCACGCCATGACACCACAGCACGTTCATGTTGCGGTCTTAGCTATGAGCCTTCTTTGCCACTCAATAAGCGAAGTGTATAACCTGCAGTTGTCGCCAATCGTTCTCGCGATCTGCAAAGAAGGTGTCAGCAGACCAGGCCAATAG
- a CDS encoding DUF2971 domain-containing protein → MNETSLLFGEDFPEVVYHYTSMDVLLKIVEKREFWATNARFLNDVSERDHFLSLVERQLVHMAGREGALPTIRSLCDGFAKYAKEHRRFTELPYVVSFSAEPDSLAQWRAYCARGNGVCIGIRTDSLRQAAVKAVDGRSLTDEPLSVDPEVAFQRVLYLSAEDQAQIIKMILSEIERVNFLFAVHKWHTFMSAQDELSTRFNDLLERRAASCKNPAFSAEAEYRLIATATDAPEKVLRYRSAKTSIVPYLAISAEDPTDFLKTGDRLRKTDQGFLECTPYFIESVMIGPNPNGDLSAEVLNTMFEGQRSNVKISRSNIPYRDWL, encoded by the coding sequence ATGAACGAAACATCTCTGCTTTTCGGCGAGGATTTTCCGGAGGTGGTTTACCACTACACATCAATGGATGTCTTGCTCAAAATTGTTGAAAAACGAGAGTTTTGGGCGACGAACGCGCGCTTTTTGAACGACGTTAGCGAACGAGACCATTTCCTAAGCCTTGTTGAGCGACAACTGGTACACATGGCAGGTCGGGAGGGAGCGCTGCCGACGATTAGAAGTCTCTGTGACGGATTTGCGAAATACGCGAAGGAACATCGACGGTTCACCGAACTACCGTATGTTGTCTCGTTTTCGGCCGAACCAGATTCACTGGCTCAGTGGCGAGCTTACTGTGCGCGGGGGAATGGTGTATGTATCGGAATACGAACGGACTCACTCAGGCAAGCAGCCGTGAAAGCAGTTGACGGACGGTCACTTACGGACGAGCCACTTTCTGTGGATCCGGAGGTCGCTTTTCAAAGGGTTCTGTATCTATCCGCCGAGGACCAAGCCCAGATTATTAAGATGATCCTCTCGGAGATTGAGCGGGTCAATTTCCTTTTCGCCGTTCACAAATGGCACACTTTCATGTCAGCACAGGACGAACTGAGTACACGATTCAATGATCTCCTCGAACGTAGAGCCGCGAGTTGCAAAAATCCCGCCTTTTCGGCCGAAGCAGAATATCGCTTGATTGCTACTGCTACAGACGCACCGGAGAAGGTGCTTAGATACCGCTCAGCAAAAACTTCTATAGTTCCATATTTGGCCATTTCTGCAGAAGATCCAACAGATTTTCTTAAGACCGGTGATCGTCTCAGGAAGACGGATCAAGGCTTTCTGGAATGCACCCCGTACTTCATTGAGAGTGTCATGATTGGCCCAAATCCGAACGGCGATCTCTCTGCGGAAGTTCTGAACA
- a CDS encoding phage terminase small subunit P27 family yields the protein MYPHPYAQNGRSGPPMPGRKPLPAAIKKERGNPGKRKLNEKEPSFTGFPVCPTFLTPVARTEWDRVTQELTALNMLRSVDTAALASYCLSYARWISAEETVTREGQTISEPILSKSGEVVGQKIKRHPATTIAKDEKAAMHRAAALFGFDPSSRTRLSTGEPQTQDPFEAFMATLHKDTQPNQDAA from the coding sequence ATGTACCCCCACCCATACGCCCAAAACGGGCGATCAGGACCACCCATGCCCGGTAGAAAGCCCCTCCCAGCAGCCATTAAGAAAGAGCGCGGGAACCCCGGCAAACGCAAGCTGAACGAGAAAGAGCCATCCTTCACAGGCTTCCCTGTATGCCCAACGTTCCTAACGCCGGTAGCGCGTACTGAATGGGACCGAGTGACTCAAGAACTCACCGCGTTGAACATGCTTCGGTCCGTGGATACAGCAGCTCTTGCCTCATATTGTCTGTCTTACGCCCGCTGGATCAGCGCGGAAGAGACGGTCACTAGGGAAGGCCAAACGATCAGTGAACCAATCCTCTCCAAGTCTGGCGAGGTAGTCGGTCAGAAGATCAAACGACATCCGGCGACGACCATCGCCAAAGACGAAAAAGCAGCAATGCACCGTGCAGCAGCACTGTTCGGCTTCGATCCAAGCTCCCGCACACGGTTGAGCACTGGCGAGCCACAGACGCAAGACCCATTCGAGGCGTTCATGGCGACGCTGCACAAAGACACGCAACCCAATCAAGATGCCGCTTGA